A genomic segment from Malaclemys terrapin pileata isolate rMalTer1 chromosome 1, rMalTer1.hap1, whole genome shotgun sequence encodes:
- the LOC128830200 gene encoding olfactory receptor 51G2-like translates to MSAVNDTKLKYSVFLLTRIPGQEDIQNLWISLTFCFIYVFSILGNSTILFIIKTDPSLHEPMYIFLSMLAVTDLGISISTMPTILGIYLFNSREISLDACFAQLFFIHSFAFTESSILLFMAFDRFVAISSPLRYASILTLPRVSKMGLVCVLRGVAVSFPFPFLLKRLQYCRANVLSHSYCLHLDVMNLACSDITVNYIYGLFLTVFTVGLDSLLIFLSYVMILKTVLSVTSHTECLRALNTCVSHLCAVLFFYIPVIGLGLIHRLGKGSSPLLQIVLGYIYLLVPPLMNSIVYSVKSKHLRARIIRVFVK, encoded by the coding sequence atgtcagctgtcaatgacaccaaaCTCAAATACTCAGTGTTCCTTCTCACCaggatacctgggcaggaagaCATCCAAAATCTCTGGATCTCTCTAACCTTCTGCTTCATTTACGTTTTTTCAATATTGGGAAATTCAACtattctgttcattataaaaacagatccaagcctccatgagcccatgtacattttcctttccatgttggccgTCACAGACCTTGGCATATCGATATCCACCATGCCGACAATACTGGGCATATATTTGTTTAACTCTAGGGAGATCAGCCTTGATGCCTGTTttgcccagctgttcttcatccactcATTTGCATTCACTGAATCCTCCATACTCTTGTTTATGGCATTTGACCGCTTTGTCGCGATCTCTAGCCCACTGAGATATGCTTCCATCTTAACCCTGCCAAGAGTATCCAAGATGGGACTGGTGTGTGTGCTAAGAGGGGTGGCCGTATCATTCCCATTCCCCTTTCTCCTGAAACGATTGCAATACTGTCGagccaatgtcctctcccattcctactgcctgCACCTGGATGTCATGAATCTGGCTTGTTCGGACATCACAGTCAACTACATCTATGGCTTGTTCCTTACAGTCTTCACGGTGGGGTTGGATTCACTGCTCATCTTCCTTtcttatgtgatgatcctcaaaacTGTGCTGAGTGTTACATCACACACGGAGTGCCtcagggccctgaacacctgTGTCTCCCACCTCTGCGCTGTCCTGTTCTTCTACATACCAGTTATTGGCTTGGGTTTGATACACAGATTGGGGAAGGGCTCATCTCCTTTACTACAGATTGTCCTGGGCTACATCTACCTGCTCGTCCCACCCCTGATGAACTCAATCGTGTACagcgtgaaaagcaaacaccttcgtgcAAGGATAATCAGAGTGTTCGTCAAGTGA